In Thermothelomyces thermophilus ATCC 42464 chromosome 2, complete sequence, a single window of DNA contains:
- a CDS encoding glycoside hydrolase family 61 protein (CAZy_ID 267988) has translation MSKASALLAGLTGAALVAAHGHVSHIVVNGVYYRNYDPTTDWYQPNPPTVIGWTAADQDNGFVEPNSFGTPDIICHKSATPGGGHATVAAGDKINIVWTPEWPESHIGPVIDYLAACNGDCETVDKSSLRWFKIDGAGYDKAAGRWAADALRANGNSWLVQIPSDLKAGNYVLRHEIIALHGAQSPNGAQAYPQCINLRVTGGGSNLPSGVAGTSLYKATDPGILFNPYVSSPDYTVPGPALIAGAASSIAQSTSVATATGTATVPGGGGANPTATTTAATSAAPSTTLRTTTTSAAQTTAPPSGDVQTKYGQCGGNGWTGPTVCAPGSSCSVLNEWYSQCL, from the coding sequence ATGTCCAAGGCCTCTGCTCTCCTCGCTGGCCTGACGGGCGCGGCCCTCGTCGCTGCACATGGCCACGTCAGCCACATCGTCGTCAACGGCGTCTACTACAGGAACTACGACCCCACGACAGACTGGTACCAGCCCAACCCGCCAACAGTCATCGGCTGGACGGCAGCCGATCAGGATAATGGCTTCGTTGAACCCAACAGCTTTGGCACGCCAGATATCATCTGCCACAAGAGCGCCacccccggcggcggccacgCTACCGTTGCTGCCGGAGACAAGATCAACATCGTCTGGACCCCCGAGTGGCCCGAATCCCACATCGGCCCCGTCATTGACTACCTAGCCGCCTGCAACGGTGACTGCGAGACCGTCGACAAGTCGTCGCTGCGCTGGTTCAAGATTGACGGCGCCGGCTACGACAAGGCCGCCGGCCGCTGGGCCGCCGACGCTCTGCGCGCCAACGGCAACAGCTGGCTCGTCCAGATCCCGTCGGATCTCAAGGCCGGCAACTACGTCCTCCGCCACGAGATCATCGCCCTCCACGGTGCTCAGAGCCCCAACGGCGCCCAGGCCTACCCGCAGTGCATCAACCTCCGCGtcaccggcggcggcagcaaccTGCCCAGCGGCGTCGCCGGCACCTCGCTGTACAAGGCGACCGACCCGGGCATCCTCTTCAACCCCTACGTCTCCTCCCCGGATTACACCGTCCCCGGCCCGGCCCTCATTGCCGGCGCCGCCAGCTCGATCGCCCAGAGCACGTCGGTCGCCACTGCCACCGGCACGGCCACCGttcccggcggcggcggcgccaaccctaccgccaccaccaccgccgccacctcCGCCGCCCCGAGCACCACCCTGAGGACGACCACTACCTCGGCCGCGCAGACTACCGCCCCGCCCTCCGGCGATGTGCAGACCAAGTACGGCCAGTGTGGTGGCAACGGATGGACGGGCCCGACGGTGTGCGCCCCCGGCTCGAGCTGCTCCGTCCTCAACGAGTGGTACTCCCAGTGTTTGTAA